A genomic region of Candidatus Deferrimicrobium sp. contains the following coding sequences:
- the rnc gene encoding ribonuclease III — translation MTSPTFEERIGYRFGAKDLLEEALRHGSAPGHEEGKRSYERLEFLGDAVLNLCVAQEMYRMLPLAGEGVLTKTRASIINNRNLAKVAERIDVPGSLRIDPSVRRKGAGVTRKMAADAVEAVIGAIFLDGGHEAALRFVRSHFRLPDLMGALVAGFDAKSRLQEWCQGEHLPLPAYTLLSADGPPHDRLFRVEVRVEGHPAAGGSGTTRKEAEMDAAAKAISFLLAAGGGTP, via the coding sequence TTGACGTCGCCCACGTTCGAGGAACGGATCGGATACCGATTCGGAGCGAAGGATCTGCTGGAGGAGGCGCTGCGGCACGGCTCCGCTCCCGGGCACGAGGAGGGGAAGCGGTCGTACGAGCGACTCGAGTTCCTTGGGGACGCCGTTCTGAACCTTTGCGTTGCGCAGGAGATGTACCGGATGCTGCCGCTGGCGGGGGAGGGCGTGCTCACCAAGACGCGCGCATCGATCATCAACAACCGGAACCTGGCCAAAGTCGCGGAACGGATCGACGTCCCGGGGTCGCTGCGGATCGACCCTTCCGTACGCCGGAAGGGGGCCGGGGTCACACGGAAGATGGCGGCGGACGCGGTGGAGGCGGTCATCGGGGCGATCTTCCTCGACGGCGGACACGAGGCGGCCCTCCGGTTCGTGCGGAGCCATTTCCGGCTACCGGACCTGATGGGCGCGCTGGTCGCCGGGTTCGACGCCAAGTCGCGGCTGCAGGAGTGGTGCCAGGGGGAGCATCTGCCCCTTCCGGCGTACACGCTTCTCTCCGCCGATGGGCCGCCGCACGACCGGCTCTTCCGGGTGGAAGTCCGGGTGGAGGGGCACCCGGCGGCGGGCGGAAGCGGAACGACACGCAAGGAGGCGGAGATGGACGCGGCGGCGAAAGCGATATCGTTTCTACTGGCCGCGGGCGGGGGGACCCCGTGA
- a CDS encoding cysteine desulfurase family protein, which yields MRRIYFDHNASTPVHPEVAAAVQPFLGDLFGNPSSIHWAGRDVRKAMEDARAEIASFYGCRPLEVVFTSSGTEADNLAVKGVAYRPGNAGKHIITSQVEHPAIMNTCRFLETQGFRVTYVPVTRQGIVEPDAVRSALSKDTILVSIMAANNETGCLMPIAEIGAIAREAGVLMHTDAVQATGKVPLAWETLPVDLLTFSAHKVNGLKGAGGLLVRRGTEIEAVLHGGHQERGRRGGTENVVGIIAMGKAFSLLSKNMAAEAAEVRRLRDAFERALFARIPDIVLNGHPTQRLPNTVNLSFRFVEGEALLLNLDMMGIACSSGSACTSGSIEGSPILLAMGADPTDSQGALRFSLGYGNTDEDVSYAVDAIETVVDKLRAMSPLYHPQQAKAR from the coding sequence TTGAGGAGGATCTATTTCGATCACAACGCCTCTACCCCCGTCCACCCGGAGGTGGCGGCCGCCGTGCAGCCGTTCCTCGGGGATCTTTTCGGGAACCCGTCCAGCATCCACTGGGCGGGGCGGGATGTCCGCAAGGCGATGGAAGACGCGAGGGCGGAGATCGCCTCTTTCTACGGATGCCGCCCGCTCGAGGTCGTCTTCACGAGCTCCGGGACCGAGGCCGACAACCTTGCGGTGAAAGGGGTGGCGTATCGGCCGGGGAACGCGGGGAAGCACATCATTACGTCGCAAGTGGAGCACCCGGCGATCATGAACACCTGCCGGTTCCTCGAGACGCAGGGGTTCCGCGTCACGTACGTCCCGGTGACCCGCCAGGGGATCGTGGAGCCCGACGCGGTCCGGAGCGCCCTCTCGAAGGATACGATCCTCGTCTCCATCATGGCTGCGAACAACGAGACCGGGTGCCTGATGCCCATCGCGGAGATCGGCGCGATCGCGAGGGAAGCCGGCGTGCTCATGCACACCGACGCGGTCCAGGCGACCGGTAAAGTTCCGCTCGCGTGGGAGACGCTTCCCGTGGACCTGCTCACGTTTTCCGCGCACAAGGTGAACGGCCTCAAAGGCGCGGGCGGGCTCCTCGTCCGGAGAGGGACGGAGATCGAGGCCGTGCTCCACGGGGGGCATCAGGAGCGGGGGCGGCGCGGCGGCACCGAGAACGTGGTGGGGATCATCGCGATGGGGAAGGCGTTCTCTCTCCTGTCGAAGAACATGGCGGCGGAAGCGGCCGAGGTCCGCCGGCTTCGGGACGCGTTCGAGCGGGCGCTGTTCGCGCGGATCCCCGACATCGTGCTGAACGGCCACCCCACCCAGCGGCTTCCGAACACGGTCAATCTCTCGTTCCGGTTCGTGGAAGGGGAGGCGCTGCTGCTGAATCTCGACATGATGGGGATCGCCTGCTCCTCGGGCTCCGCCTGTACCTCGGGATCGATCGAGGGGTCTCCGATCCTTCTGGCGATGGGGGCCGACCCGACGGATTCCCAGGGCGCGCTCCGGTTCTCCCTCGGGTATGGGAACACGGACGAGGACGTATCGTACGCGGTGGACGCCATCGAGACGGTCGTCGACAAGCTGCGGGCGATGTCGCCGTTGTACCACCCGCAACAGGCGAAAGCGCGATGA
- a CDS encoding Rrf2 family transcriptional regulator produces the protein MKITTRGRYAVMAMVSLAAASRGNPVPIQMIAKRESIPEPYLQQLFLRLRKRNIVKSVRGPGGGFILARDPSGITVGEIIRTAEGKPARVGCRQSGRACGMIDKCRTQGMWDALEARIEEFLDSMSVQDLFEERAEKREEVGA, from the coding sequence GTGAAGATCACCACACGGGGGCGGTATGCCGTGATGGCGATGGTCTCCCTGGCCGCGGCGTCCCGGGGGAACCCCGTTCCGATCCAGATGATCGCGAAACGGGAGTCGATCCCCGAGCCGTACCTGCAGCAGCTCTTCCTGCGGCTGCGCAAGCGGAACATCGTGAAAAGCGTTCGAGGGCCCGGCGGCGGGTTCATCCTTGCCCGGGACCCCTCCGGGATCACCGTCGGGGAGATCATCCGGACGGCGGAAGGGAAGCCGGCGCGGGTCGGGTGCCGCCAGTCGGGGCGCGCGTGCGGAATGATCGACAAGTGCCGGACGCAGGGGATGTGGGACGCCCTCGAGGCCCGGATCGAGGAGTTCCTCGATTCGATGTCCGTTCAGGACCTGTTCGAGGAGCGCGCGGAAAAGCGCGAGGAGGTGGGGGCTTGA
- a CDS encoding MiaB/RimO family radical SAM methylthiotransferase, whose translation MRGRLSVVTVGCKANFADSATILTHAARAGFEVVEGGAPADVLVINSCTVTRRADRDCRALARRLRREHPGAVLVMTGCFAETSPDARSSVPEVDHWLGIREPSALPGLLRSLAGGATSPGEDLSDVAADRLLGHSRVFLKIQDGCDAACAYCVVPKARGAGRSLPRREIMERAVRAENDGAREIVLTGIHSGRYGVDRGDRDGLAELVEALLDATSRCRFRLGSVEPLEVTSALVSILSRQGRLCPHLHVPLQSGSDRVLPRMRRPYTARQYRERLVLLAVEVPGIRLGADVIAGFPGETRDDFEETMRLIRDTPLSYLHAFPYSSRPGTESAGWADDVIAAEKTRRVARLRAADAAMRREYLGRQVGKTLIVAVSAKDPKSGEMRGIAENYAEVVFRTAFRARGDLVPVRIDAVRGDHLEGTAV comes from the coding sequence ATGCGCGGACGCCTCTCGGTCGTAACCGTCGGCTGCAAGGCGAATTTCGCCGACTCCGCAACCATCCTCACCCACGCGGCGCGTGCCGGGTTCGAGGTGGTGGAGGGCGGAGCCCCCGCCGACGTCCTGGTCATCAACAGCTGCACCGTCACGCGCAGAGCCGACCGGGATTGCCGGGCCCTGGCCCGCCGCCTGCGCCGGGAGCATCCGGGGGCGGTCCTCGTGATGACCGGTTGCTTCGCCGAAACGTCCCCCGATGCCCGCTCGTCCGTGCCCGAGGTGGACCATTGGCTCGGGATCCGGGAACCGTCCGCCTTGCCGGGCCTGCTCCGCTCCCTGGCCGGGGGCGCGACGTCGCCCGGCGAAGACCTTTCCGATGTCGCGGCGGACCGTCTGCTGGGCCACAGTCGCGTTTTTCTGAAGATCCAGGACGGGTGCGACGCGGCGTGCGCCTATTGCGTCGTGCCGAAGGCGCGGGGAGCCGGCCGATCCCTGCCGCGGCGCGAGATCATGGAGCGCGCTGTCCGGGCGGAAAACGACGGCGCCCGGGAGATCGTCCTGACCGGGATCCACTCGGGGCGGTACGGGGTCGACCGCGGAGACCGGGACGGGCTTGCGGAGCTTGTCGAGGCGCTTCTCGATGCGACCTCCCGGTGCCGGTTTCGCCTGGGCTCGGTCGAGCCCCTGGAGGTCACGTCGGCGCTCGTTTCCATCCTCTCCAGGCAAGGCCGCCTCTGCCCGCACCTGCACGTTCCGTTGCAGAGCGGCTCCGACAGGGTGCTGCCGCGGATGCGACGGCCGTATACGGCGAGGCAGTATCGTGAGAGACTGGTTTTGCTCGCCGTCGAAGTCCCCGGGATCCGCCTGGGAGCCGACGTGATCGCAGGGTTTCCGGGGGAGACCCGGGACGATTTCGAGGAGACGATGCGATTGATCCGCGACACCCCGTTGAGCTACCTTCACGCCTTTCCGTACTCCTCCCGGCCGGGTACCGAGAGCGCGGGGTGGGCGGACGATGTGATCGCGGCGGAGAAGACGCGGCGGGTCGCGCGCCTTCGGGCGGCGGACGCCGCGATGCGGAGAGAGTACCTGGGAAGACAGGTGGGAAAGACGCTGATCGTCGCGGTGTCGGCGAAGGATCCGAAATCCGGGGAGATGCGGGGGATCGCGGAGAATTACGCGGAGGTGGTCTTTCGAACGGCGTTCCGGGCACGGGGGGACCTGGTTCCCGTCCGCATCGACGCCGTTCGCGGCGATCATCTGGAGGGAACGGCCGTTTGA
- the mnmA gene encoding tRNA 2-thiouridine(34) synthase MnmA has protein sequence MKKKRILAAMSGGVDSSVAALVLQCDGWEVIGISMDLYDFSKVTRDREGTCCSLDDLYDARRVCDILGIPYYVLNLRDEFRREVIDPFVREYQAGRTPNPCILCNEHMKFRALLRKADELGAEGVATGHYAVIRREPDGRCRLFTSPDVGKDQSYFLYSLDSDRLRRIRFPVGEMMKERVKKIALDAGLPVYEKRESQDICFVPDDSYTRFLESRGISEDSGRFVDREGNFLGNHKGILGYTVGQRKGLGISSKEPLYVVAIDAEKNEIVLGSDGETFSGGATVIAPTFVSGSPPGAEFRATARVRYHHPGAACVVRAKGDRLEVSFDTPQRSVTPGQALVLYDGDEVLGGGWIGCADASRS, from the coding sequence ATGAAGAAGAAAAGGATCCTGGCGGCGATGAGCGGGGGGGTCGATTCCTCCGTCGCGGCGTTGGTCCTTCAGTGCGACGGGTGGGAGGTCATCGGCATCTCGATGGATCTTTACGACTTTTCCAAGGTGACCCGGGATCGGGAGGGGACGTGCTGCTCGCTGGACGACCTGTACGACGCCCGGCGGGTGTGCGACATCCTGGGAATCCCGTATTACGTCCTCAACCTGCGGGACGAATTCCGCAGGGAGGTGATCGACCCGTTCGTCCGCGAGTACCAGGCGGGCCGCACCCCGAACCCGTGCATCCTGTGCAACGAGCACATGAAATTCCGCGCCCTGCTGCGCAAGGCCGACGAGCTGGGGGCGGAAGGGGTCGCCACGGGGCATTACGCGGTCATCCGCAGGGAACCCGACGGCCGCTGCCGGCTCTTCACCTCCCCGGACGTCGGGAAGGACCAGTCGTACTTCCTCTATTCGCTCGATTCCGACCGGTTGCGGCGGATCCGGTTCCCCGTGGGAGAGATGATGAAGGAGAGGGTGAAAAAGATCGCGCTCGATGCGGGGCTTCCGGTATACGAAAAGCGGGAAAGCCAGGACATCTGCTTCGTCCCGGACGACTCCTACACCCGGTTTCTCGAGAGCCGTGGGATCAGCGAGGACAGCGGGAGATTCGTGGACCGTGAAGGGAACTTCCTGGGAAACCACAAGGGGATCCTGGGCTACACGGTCGGGCAGCGCAAGGGGCTCGGTATCTCCTCGAAGGAGCCGCTCTACGTCGTGGCGATCGACGCGGAGAAGAATGAAATCGTCCTTGGCAGCGACGGGGAAACGTTTTCCGGGGGGGCTACGGTAATCGCCCCGACCTTCGTGTCCGGTTCCCCCCCGGGAGCGGAATTCCGTGCGACGGCCAGGGTCCGGTACCACCACCCCGGAGCGGCGTGCGTGGTGAGGGCGAAAGGAGACCGCCTCGAGGTCTCCTTCGACACCCCCCAGCGCAGCGTGACCCCCGGACAGGCCCTCGTCCTTTACGACGGAGACGAGGTGCTGGGCGGGGGCTGGATCGGATGCGCGGACGCCTCTCGGTCGTAA
- the era gene encoding GTPase Era: MNRKSGFVALLGRPNVGKSTLLNRIVRAKVAIVTRKPQTTRDRIAGILTETRGQIVFLDSPGIHKPTKALNSYMVRTACRIGEEADIVTHVIDDRPLGKGAEDSMVRGILEKIKVPRILVVNKVDRLGRAAAEEVRKSLTRDDFYTASFLVSATKGDGVEALVTALFARLPEGPAFYPEEDLTDLPMRFIAKEVIREKLFEGLDEEIPYSIAVRIDEYKEEPEKNLIRIRAEILVERESQKGIVIGKGGAFLKKVGTAARLELEKETGSRVYLELFVVVERDWSRSESMLRHLGYEPG, translated from the coding sequence GTGAACCGGAAATCCGGGTTCGTCGCCCTGCTGGGACGTCCCAACGTCGGGAAATCGACCTTGCTCAACCGGATCGTGCGCGCCAAGGTCGCCATCGTCACCCGGAAGCCGCAGACGACACGGGACCGGATCGCGGGGATTCTCACCGAGACGCGGGGGCAGATCGTCTTCCTCGACAGCCCGGGGATCCACAAGCCGACGAAGGCGCTCAACTCCTACATGGTCCGAACCGCCTGCCGGATCGGAGAGGAGGCCGATATCGTCACCCACGTGATCGACGACCGTCCGCTGGGGAAAGGCGCCGAGGATTCCATGGTTCGAGGGATCCTCGAAAAGATCAAGGTCCCGCGCATCCTCGTGGTGAACAAGGTCGACCGGTTGGGCCGGGCGGCGGCCGAGGAGGTCCGGAAGAGCCTGACCCGGGACGATTTCTACACCGCGTCCTTCCTCGTCTCCGCGACGAAGGGGGACGGCGTGGAGGCGCTCGTGACCGCGCTCTTCGCGCGGTTGCCCGAGGGGCCGGCGTTCTACCCCGAAGAGGACCTGACCGACCTCCCGATGCGCTTCATCGCCAAGGAGGTGATCCGGGAAAAGCTCTTCGAGGGGCTCGACGAGGAGATCCCCTACAGCATCGCGGTGCGGATCGACGAATACAAGGAGGAGCCGGAGAAGAACCTGATCCGCATCCGGGCCGAGATTCTCGTGGAAAGGGAGTCCCAGAAGGGGATCGTGATCGGGAAGGGCGGCGCGTTCCTCAAGAAGGTCGGGACCGCCGCGCGCCTCGAGCTGGAGAAGGAGACCGGGTCGCGGGTATATCTGGAGCTGTTCGTCGTCGTGGAGCGGGACTGGTCGAGGAGCGAATCCATGTTGAGGCATCTGGGATATGAGCCGGGCTGA